Proteins encoded in a region of the Acidobacteriota bacterium genome:
- a CDS encoding efflux RND transporter permease subunit — translation MSQTALKSFATARPVAILVVFIAAGVFGLLSYFQLPVTLMPELTYPTLTVRTTYPGAAPEEVENDIGRPIEDALGVVGGIQKISSINRAGISDVVLEFTWDTEMSDATQEVLEKLDRVFLPMEAERPLILHYDPSLDPILELSLSGDGERFHGQEGLRRLRRLAELQVKRQIEPIKGIAAVRVRGGLEEEIHVKVDAASLRRTGIPIQRVIDRLAQENINVAGGTLQEGRIEYLVRTLNEFQDLDQIRGTIVSSFEGRPIRIRDLATVSWEHKEREILTRTDGGDSVQIDIFKEADANIVGVAKSVNVMIGTIVEGDDENRGAGVAQTLFDEEGARLSLAADRSLFIESSIDEVKQTAVLGGFLAISILYLFLRNFKSTAIIFVSIPLSLLVAFAPLKMLGVSLNIMSLGGLALGIGMLVDSSIVVLESIFRCRQEGDGILQAAVRGTLEVRAAVWASTFTSIAVFFPMVFVEGLAGQAFGDLGFAVVFSLLASALVALYFIPMLASLQLNLRGGTGDESPEGLKSLLRWSSWHGFRRDLGAPSRVTRSLLTLPLRGKSLLGKVGLWLFYPLWIVCAVLTFVVGYFFVFIGRLVLGTILEFLGKLLAAVVFGVGWLIARYVVPVVVVAFRVVTWLPRKIVGGILDTMNRIYPPLLRGALAAPLLIVVLVFGVLWVTWQVGTSLDSELLPEVHQGEFTVEVQLPVGTPLSETESIVIPVEQALLKEKENIQSLLLTVGYDSANSQRSDEGEHTAAFKVLLDEKSRSAEAEQAVIDRLRTRFSRIPDLDARVVRPVLFSSKTPIEVEIYGNNLRLLRDYSTQVKEVLARLPELTDVETTLRPGAPEVQIVYDRDRLSLYDLSIGDVARHVRDKVKGFEATRFNMTDRRIPILVRLQMDDRETVEDVRDLIVNPGGDRPIPLSAVADVSLGEGPSEVRRVDGSRVGLVQANLGEGSLSAAATAIETALHAELDWPAELGFAISGQNEEWQRSQRSLLLALALSMFLVYVIMAIQFESLVHPLVIMLTIPLAFVGTVLALKILGLNLSIVVFLGMIMLAGIVVNNAIVFVDYINKLRERGMERAEAIVTAGQVRLRPILMTTMTTVLGLLPLALGVGDGAEIRAPMAIAVISGLITSTALTLLVIPVVYSLFDSVVAWMFRSRVKKSEQDAPLVAGGSVDSVAP, via the coding sequence GTGAGCCAGACGGCCCTGAAGAGTTTCGCCACCGCCCGCCCGGTCGCCATCCTCGTGGTGTTCATCGCGGCCGGAGTGTTCGGGCTGCTCTCGTACTTCCAGCTACCCGTGACGCTGATGCCGGAGCTGACGTACCCGACGTTGACGGTCCGCACCACCTATCCCGGCGCGGCACCGGAAGAGGTCGAGAACGACATCGGCCGCCCGATCGAGGATGCGCTCGGTGTCGTTGGCGGCATCCAGAAGATCAGCAGTATCAACCGTGCGGGAATCTCCGACGTGGTGCTGGAGTTCACGTGGGACACCGAGATGTCCGACGCGACTCAGGAAGTGCTTGAGAAGTTGGACCGGGTCTTCCTGCCGATGGAAGCCGAACGCCCGTTGATCCTGCACTACGACCCCTCCCTTGATCCGATCCTCGAGCTCTCGCTGTCCGGTGACGGCGAGCGTTTCCACGGACAGGAAGGGCTACGCCGACTACGTCGCCTGGCAGAACTGCAGGTCAAGCGACAGATCGAGCCGATCAAGGGGATCGCCGCGGTCCGCGTCCGTGGAGGCCTGGAGGAAGAGATTCACGTCAAGGTCGATGCTGCGTCCCTTCGTCGGACGGGGATTCCGATCCAGCGTGTCATCGATCGCCTGGCCCAGGAGAACATCAACGTCGCAGGCGGAACTCTCCAGGAAGGGCGGATCGAGTATCTCGTACGAACCCTGAACGAATTTCAGGATCTCGACCAGATTCGCGGGACGATCGTCTCCAGCTTCGAGGGACGCCCGATCCGCATCCGCGATCTGGCCACCGTCAGCTGGGAGCACAAGGAACGAGAGATCCTCACTCGAACCGACGGCGGCGACAGTGTTCAGATCGATATCTTCAAGGAAGCCGACGCGAACATCGTCGGCGTGGCCAAGAGCGTCAACGTCATGATCGGCACGATCGTCGAGGGTGACGACGAGAATCGCGGGGCCGGGGTCGCGCAGACGCTGTTCGATGAAGAAGGCGCACGTCTCTCCCTCGCCGCAGACCGATCGTTGTTCATCGAGAGCAGCATCGACGAGGTGAAGCAGACGGCGGTCCTCGGTGGATTCCTCGCCATCTCGATCCTCTATTTGTTCCTGCGCAACTTCAAGAGTACGGCGATCATCTTCGTCAGCATTCCGCTATCGCTCCTGGTCGCGTTCGCACCTCTGAAGATGCTCGGCGTGTCATTGAACATCATGTCGCTAGGAGGACTTGCCCTCGGCATCGGCATGTTGGTCGATTCGTCGATCGTGGTCCTCGAGTCGATCTTCCGTTGTCGTCAGGAAGGGGACGGCATCCTGCAGGCCGCCGTCCGTGGAACCCTCGAGGTTCGCGCGGCGGTCTGGGCCTCGACCTTCACGTCGATCGCGGTGTTCTTCCCGATGGTGTTTGTCGAGGGGCTGGCCGGTCAGGCGTTTGGCGATCTGGGTTTCGCGGTCGTCTTCTCGCTTCTGGCGTCGGCACTGGTGGCGCTCTACTTCATCCCGATGTTGGCTAGCTTGCAGCTTAACTTGCGAGGTGGCACCGGCGACGAGAGCCCGGAGGGACTGAAGAGTCTGCTCCGCTGGTCGTCGTGGCATGGTTTTCGGCGCGACCTGGGTGCACCGTCCCGTGTAACTCGTAGTCTGCTGACTCTGCCACTTCGAGGGAAGAGCCTGCTCGGAAAAGTCGGGCTGTGGCTGTTCTATCCGCTGTGGATCGTCTGTGCCGTTTTGACCTTCGTGGTCGGGTACTTCTTCGTGTTCATCGGCAGGCTGGTTCTGGGGACGATCCTCGAGTTCCTCGGTAAGCTGCTGGCCGCCGTTGTGTTCGGGGTCGGTTGGTTGATCGCACGCTACGTGGTGCCGGTAGTGGTTGTCGCCTTCCGCGTCGTGACGTGGCTGCCGAGGAAGATCGTCGGTGGGATCCTTGACACCATGAATCGCATCTACCCTCCACTGCTCCGCGGCGCATTGGCCGCGCCACTCCTGATCGTCGTTCTGGTGTTTGGCGTCCTCTGGGTGACCTGGCAGGTCGGCACGTCGCTGGATAGCGAACTGTTGCCGGAAGTCCATCAGGGTGAGTTCACCGTCGAGGTTCAGTTGCCCGTCGGCACGCCGCTCTCCGAGACGGAGTCGATCGTCATTCCGGTCGAACAGGCGCTGCTCAAAGAGAAAGAGAACATCCAGAGTCTGCTGCTGACCGTCGGCTACGACTCGGCAAACTCGCAACGATCCGATGAAGGAGAACATACCGCCGCGTTCAAGGTGCTCCTCGACGAGAAGAGTCGAAGCGCGGAAGCCGAGCAGGCGGTCATCGACCGACTTCGAACGAGATTTTCTCGTATCCCCGACCTGGACGCCCGCGTCGTCCGTCCCGTGCTGTTCAGCTCCAAGACCCCGATCGAGGTGGAGATCTACGGCAACAACCTCCGTCTGCTTCGCGACTACTCGACGCAGGTCAAGGAAGTGCTTGCGCGTCTACCGGAGTTGACCGATGTCGAGACGACGTTGCGTCCCGGTGCACCCGAGGTTCAGATCGTTTACGACCGTGACCGATTGTCGTTGTATGACCTGAGCATCGGCGATGTGGCGCGCCACGTCCGCGACAAGGTCAAGGGCTTCGAGGCCACGCGCTTCAACATGACGGATCGTCGGATCCCGATCCTCGTTCGATTGCAGATGGACGATCGGGAGACCGTCGAGGACGTTCGCGATCTGATCGTCAATCCCGGTGGTGATCGACCGATCCCGCTGTCGGCCGTCGCCGATGTCTCCCTCGGTGAGGGTCCCAGCGAGGTGCGCCGGGTCGATGGGTCCCGCGTCGGTCTGGTTCAGGCGAACCTCGGCGAGGGCTCTCTGAGCGCCGCCGCCACTGCGATCGAGACGGCGCTTCACGCCGAACTCGATTGGCCCGCCGAGCTGGGCTTCGCCATCAGCGGACAGAACGAGGAATGGCAGCGAAGCCAACGCAGTCTGTTGCTGGCCCTCGCCCTGTCGATGTTCCTGGTCTACGTCATCATGGCGATTCAATTCGAGAGTCTGGTCCATCCGCTCGTCATCATGCTGACGATCCCGTTGGCGTTCGTCGGAACCGTTCTGGCCCTCAAGATCCTGGGCCTGAATCTGTCCATCGTCGTGTTCCTGGGAATGATCATGCTGGCCGGCATCGTCGTGAATAACGCGATCGTGTTCGTCGACTACATCAACAAGTTGCGCGAGCGTGGGATGGAGCGAGCCGAGGCGATCGTCACCGCGGGTCAGGTCCGCCTGCGACCGATCCTGATGACCACCATGACGACTGTCCTCGGGTTACTCCCGTTGGCGTTGGGCGTGGGAGACGGTGCGGAGATTCGAGCCCCCATGGCGATCGCGGTCATCAGCGGACTGATCACGTCGACCGCGTTGACGCTGTTGGTCATCCCGGTGGTTTACAGTCTCTTCGACAGCGTCGTCGCCTGGATGTTCCGCTCGCGCGTCAAGAAATCTGAACAGGACGCACCGCTGGTGGCAGGCGGAAGCGTGGATTCGGTGGCGCCATGA
- a CDS encoding efflux RND transporter permease subunit translates to MSPRDLDHEAALPKFSLNRRITVLMLAVTIALVGGIAANKIPAEMLPTGFVLPFMNVQVPWDDAPGREVLEKVTIPLEEELSTVRGIQTVVSISFTGGSRVFMRFKQGTDMSIAYREVRDRIERAKVNFPSDIDQTFINKADLSGLPVYAIGIAVDPGLANSYDLIQNAVVARLERLDGVASVEAFGLEEKEILIELDREKTNSAGLNIYELAEDLGDDNFTMASGTVRNGSQKLLMRSMANYRSLEELENRRIAPSIRLADIASIRYEEPDKTYRTRVMSRPAVALQIIKEAEANTQELCERLDEEYASLEQDPRLAGLWMKNYFSQGEIIDESLGTLVKSGMIGGLLAAMVLFAFMRRVRLTMIVALSIPLSLVVGLTVMYFAGESLNILTLIGLMICVGLLVDNSVVVAENIHRLHREGMPRRDACIKGAGEVGLAITMSTLTTIIVFLPALLAEGPAQFFMMRLAIPVAVSVAGSLVIALLFIPISVYLTLPTGLETRAPGRLKRAHERVNDLLRIGYEATFGRVNRGYCKVLEFFLSRRLEMSLAVVAILAISVGIFSNTTKFVGSQEDEQAQFELQFDLPSNTTLEESEEYFLAVEKTIEAYKDEYEIDGWFIFHRKTFGEVQAWFAPERTAPYSAKETMQVVMDGIPERAGVEIFAGDEANSEENALSTHVVFVRGEDPDLVNDVADQVADVLVNVDGVVGRLKAGGDAPSELGLIIDRERAQHVGVNPQVIAGLVGYTLRGTSLPRFQAEGREVPVRVRFQESDRESLTELASFQVPTNDGGFLPLSALTESRVLPETRTIFRRNKMVGYTVTLELEEGREEEVRETLVAMQAAMDLPEGVSFGGDSRQAQSDDDLSGLISAALLSVIFIYLLMAFLFESFILPLSIVLTIPLSGIGMMWGHIISGVDIDFLGAVAVIILVGVVVNNGIVLIDYVNRLRLEGRNRREALLRATDLRFRPIMMTAITTVGGMVPLALAGASSIGLSYTSFSLTLIGGLITATLLTLLVVPVFYTLFDDAREFGSRMFGNLLRGRSARATSPDDAPAMAHQALES, encoded by the coding sequence ATGAGCCCAAGAGATTTAGACCACGAAGCGGCGCTTCCCAAGTTCTCCCTGAACCGTCGCATTACCGTGTTGATGCTGGCGGTGACGATTGCGCTTGTCGGCGGTATTGCCGCCAACAAGATCCCGGCCGAGATGTTGCCGACCGGCTTCGTCCTGCCGTTCATGAACGTCCAGGTGCCGTGGGACGACGCCCCCGGTCGGGAGGTTCTGGAAAAAGTGACCATTCCATTGGAGGAGGAGTTGAGCACCGTCCGGGGAATCCAGACGGTCGTCAGCATCTCGTTTACCGGTGGAAGCCGGGTGTTCATGCGGTTCAAGCAGGGCACCGACATGTCGATCGCCTATCGCGAGGTCCGCGATCGAATCGAACGAGCCAAGGTCAATTTCCCATCCGACATCGATCAGACGTTCATCAACAAGGCCGACCTCAGCGGCCTACCGGTGTACGCCATCGGCATCGCCGTCGATCCCGGTCTTGCCAACTCCTACGACCTGATTCAGAACGCCGTCGTCGCCCGTCTGGAACGACTCGACGGTGTTGCCTCGGTGGAGGCGTTCGGGTTGGAAGAGAAAGAGATCCTGATCGAGCTCGATCGCGAAAAGACGAACTCTGCCGGGCTGAATATCTACGAGCTGGCGGAGGACCTCGGTGACGACAACTTCACCATGGCCAGCGGAACGGTTCGTAACGGCTCGCAGAAACTCCTGATGCGATCGATGGCCAACTACAGGAGTTTGGAGGAGCTCGAGAATCGTCGTATCGCCCCCTCCATCCGTCTCGCCGACATCGCCTCGATTCGCTACGAGGAACCCGACAAGACCTATCGCACCCGAGTGATGAGTCGTCCGGCCGTCGCCCTTCAGATCATCAAGGAGGCCGAGGCCAACACCCAGGAACTCTGCGAGCGTCTTGACGAAGAATACGCAAGTCTCGAGCAAGACCCGCGTCTGGCGGGACTGTGGATGAAGAACTACTTCAGCCAGGGCGAGATCATCGATGAGTCCCTCGGCACGTTGGTGAAGAGCGGGATGATCGGTGGGTTGCTCGCCGCGATGGTGCTGTTTGCGTTCATGCGTCGGGTGCGTCTGACGATGATCGTGGCGCTCTCGATCCCCTTGAGTCTCGTTGTGGGTCTGACGGTGATGTACTTCGCCGGGGAATCGCTCAACATCCTCACGTTGATCGGTTTGATGATCTGCGTCGGTCTTCTGGTGGACAACTCCGTCGTTGTGGCGGAGAACATCCATCGTCTGCATCGCGAGGGCATGCCGCGTCGTGATGCTTGCATCAAGGGTGCGGGCGAGGTCGGTCTGGCGATTACGATGTCGACGTTGACGACGATCATCGTGTTCCTACCGGCGCTACTCGCCGAGGGGCCGGCCCAGTTCTTCATGATGCGACTGGCCATTCCCGTCGCCGTGTCGGTCGCGGGCTCGCTCGTCATCGCGCTGTTGTTCATCCCGATCAGCGTCTACCTGACGCTTCCCACAGGGCTCGAGACACGTGCGCCCGGTCGCCTGAAACGGGCCCACGAACGGGTCAACGACCTCCTACGAATCGGTTACGAGGCGACGTTCGGACGAGTCAACCGTGGCTACTGCAAGGTGCTCGAGTTTTTCCTCTCGCGACGCCTGGAGATGAGCCTGGCGGTGGTCGCAATCCTGGCCATCAGCGTCGGGATCTTCTCGAACACGACGAAGTTCGTGGGCTCGCAGGAGGACGAACAGGCGCAGTTCGAGCTGCAGTTCGACTTGCCAAGTAATACGACCCTGGAAGAGTCCGAGGAGTACTTCCTGGCCGTCGAGAAGACGATCGAGGCGTACAAGGACGAATACGAGATCGACGGCTGGTTCATCTTCCATCGAAAGACATTCGGTGAGGTTCAGGCGTGGTTTGCGCCGGAGCGCACCGCACCCTACAGCGCGAAGGAAACGATGCAGGTCGTCATGGATGGCATCCCCGAACGGGCAGGCGTCGAGATCTTCGCCGGTGACGAGGCGAACTCCGAAGAGAACGCCCTCTCGACTCACGTTGTCTTCGTTCGCGGCGAAGACCCGGATCTGGTCAATGATGTCGCCGATCAGGTGGCCGATGTGCTGGTGAATGTCGACGGTGTCGTGGGACGACTTAAGGCCGGTGGCGATGCCCCGAGCGAGCTGGGACTGATCATCGATCGCGAGCGAGCCCAACACGTCGGTGTCAACCCGCAGGTCATCGCCGGCCTGGTCGGCTACACGCTGCGGGGAACGTCGTTGCCACGATTCCAGGCCGAGGGGCGCGAGGTGCCGGTCCGTGTCCGATTCCAGGAATCGGACCGGGAGAGCTTGACGGAGCTGGCCAGCTTCCAGGTGCCGACCAACGACGGTGGTTTTCTTCCGCTGTCGGCGTTGACCGAGAGCCGAGTTCTTCCCGAGACACGAACGATCTTCCGTCGCAACAAGATGGTCGGTTACACGGTCACGCTGGAGCTGGAGGAGGGCCGTGAAGAGGAGGTCCGCGAGACGCTGGTCGCGATGCAGGCCGCCATGGATCTTCCGGAGGGTGTCTCCTTCGGTGGTGATTCGCGTCAGGCTCAGAGCGATGATGACCTCTCGGGACTCATCTCCGCCGCGCTACTGTCGGTGATCTTCATCTACTTGTTGATGGCGTTCCTGTTCGAGAGTTTCATCTTGCCGCTCTCGATCGTCCTGACGATCCCGCTATCGGGGATCGGGATGATGTGGGGGCACATCATTTCCGGGGTCGATATCGATTTCCTCGGAGCCGTCGCCGTGATCATTCTGGTCGGTGTCGTCGTGAACAACGGCATCGTGTTGATCGACTACGTCAATCGACTTCGCCTCGAGGGTCGCAATCGACGGGAAGCGCTCCTGCGGGCGACGGACCTCAGGTTCCGCCCGATCATGATGACCGCCATCACGACCGTCGGTGGCATGGTCCCGCTGGCTCTGGCCGGTGCCAGCAGCATCGGGCTCAGCTACACCAGCTTCTCGCTGACGTTGATCGGCGGCCTCATCACGGCAACGCTGCTGACCCTCCTGGTCGTTCCCGTGTTCTACACGCTATTTGACGACGCGCGGGAGTTCGGCTCCCGGATGTTCGGCAATCTGCTGAGGGGCCGATCGGCTCGTGCGACCTCCCCCGACGATGCGCCTGCCATGGCCCATCAGGCCCTGGAGAGCTAG
- a CDS encoding TMEM14 family protein, which translates to MPLALYTLVALAVLMAIGGAIGFRAGSKVSLMAGFGSAAAYLVCAWWAQSSPKAAIIAGIVICGVLSAMFALRFVKTKKFMPSGMLLVVTDMGLAVLVVSLFLL; encoded by the coding sequence ATGCCACTGGCGCTCTACACACTCGTTGCCCTTGCCGTGCTGATGGCCATCGGTGGGGCGATCGGCTTTCGCGCCGGTTCGAAGGTGTCCCTGATGGCGGGCTTCGGTAGTGCCGCGGCGTATCTGGTCTGTGCCTGGTGGGCTCAGTCGAGCCCGAAGGCCGCCATCATCGCCGGAATCGTGATCTGTGGCGTCCTCAGCGCGATGTTCGCCCTCAGATTCGTCAAGACGAAGAAGTTCATGCCGTCCGGAATGCTTCTAGTCGTCACCGACATGGGATTGGCGGTGTTGGTCGTCAGCCTGTTCCTCCTCTAG
- a CDS encoding class I fructose-bisphosphate aldolase has product MIMTERVAEILSHYSGENPGVLSNLARMLNHGTLAGTGKMVILPVDQGVEHGPARSFAANPAGYDPDYHFRLAIEAGCNAYAAPLGFLEAGAAKFAGDVPLILKVNNNNSLYSDANPLSVQTSSVGDALRLGCAAIGYTIYPGSSNSPIMYEQLRELIEDAKGVGIPTVVWSYPRGTDISSDGETGIDVVAYAAQIAAQIGAHVIKVKLPSAHLEQDAARKVYESEGIVIDTLADRVKHVVQSAFNGKRIVIFSGGGKMDDSKLFEQIQAIQDGGGFGSIIGRNSFQRPQKTAVAMLKKIMAIYGG; this is encoded by the coding sequence ATGATCATGACCGAGCGTGTCGCAGAGATTCTGTCCCACTACTCAGGCGAGAATCCCGGGGTTCTCTCGAACCTCGCGCGGATGCTGAATCACGGCACGCTGGCCGGGACGGGCAAGATGGTGATTCTCCCGGTAGATCAGGGCGTCGAGCACGGTCCGGCCCGATCCTTCGCGGCCAACCCCGCCGGATACGATCCCGATTACCACTTCCGTCTTGCGATCGAGGCCGGCTGTAATGCCTACGCCGCACCCCTCGGCTTCCTGGAAGCCGGCGCCGCGAAGTTCGCCGGCGACGTGCCGCTGATTCTCAAGGTCAACAACAACAACTCGCTGTACTCCGACGCCAACCCGCTTTCCGTCCAGACGTCGAGTGTCGGCGATGCGCTGCGACTGGGTTGTGCGGCGATCGGGTACACGATCTATCCCGGGTCGTCGAATTCGCCGATCATGTATGAGCAACTGCGCGAGCTGATCGAGGATGCGAAGGGTGTCGGGATCCCGACGGTCGTCTGGTCGTATCCCCGCGGAACGGATATCTCGAGCGATGGTGAGACCGGTATCGATGTCGTCGCCTACGCCGCACAGATCGCCGCTCAGATCGGTGCCCACGTGATCAAGGTCAAGCTACCGTCCGCCCATCTCGAGCAGGACGCCGCTCGCAAGGTCTATGAGTCCGAGGGCATCGTCATCGATACGTTGGCCGATCGGGTGAAGCACGTGGTTCAGTCGGCCTTCAACGGCAAACGGATCGTGATCTTCTCCGGTGGCGGGAAGATGGACGACAGCAAGCTATTCGAGCAGATTCAGGCGATCCAGGATGGCGGCGGGTTCGGCTCGATCATCGGTCGCAACTCGTTCCAGCGTCCGCAGAAGACCGCTGTCGCGATGTTGAAGAAGATCATGGCGATCTACGGCGGTTAG
- a CDS encoding TlpA family protein disulfide reductase: MTQKRRIGLGFALFLLLSLPLSAGVVMEPTNPPDWHISEWINGDPGPLRQQRDKVVIIEFFQMWCPACNQFSLPLMQRWEEKYGRRSDVLLVSIHTVFEGHDVQTPERLKAFVQEKGIRRPVGIDGYEIIDPEMPVTMKRFKTQGTPQIVIIGKDGKRVFDHFGIFNARSIEGFIDRLLRDVEEDSVGQYPTMKDDDRVRPPAVDPMSGRYRLELQQVANTCALPALPQQLDLVIEIKGNNMRATFGTGYLGVKELTLDYNAATQGFNLDSRDQKQDGDQELIVQLEIKGRVFGDNPTEMQFTAILNQGGPGAGPECLVELQGYGQKLGR, encoded by the coding sequence ATGACCCAGAAGAGACGGATCGGGCTGGGGTTCGCTCTGTTTCTGCTTCTGTCGCTGCCGCTGAGCGCAGGCGTCGTGATGGAGCCGACCAACCCACCGGACTGGCACATCTCGGAGTGGATCAACGGAGATCCCGGCCCCCTTCGCCAGCAACGCGACAAGGTCGTCATCATCGAGTTCTTTCAGATGTGGTGCCCGGCTTGCAATCAGTTCTCGCTCCCATTGATGCAGCGATGGGAGGAAAAGTACGGACGACGAAGCGACGTGCTGTTGGTCTCGATCCACACCGTCTTCGAGGGGCATGACGTCCAGACACCGGAGCGACTAAAAGCCTTCGTTCAGGAGAAGGGTATCCGTCGCCCCGTCGGTATCGACGGCTACGAGATCATCGACCCCGAGATGCCGGTCACGATGAAACGCTTCAAGACTCAGGGCACTCCCCAGATCGTCATCATTGGCAAGGACGGCAAACGGGTCTTCGATCACTTCGGAATCTTCAACGCGCGTAGCATCGAAGGGTTCATCGACCGGCTGTTGCGTGATGTCGAGGAGGACTCCGTCGGCCAGTACCCCACGATGAAAGACGACGATCGTGTTCGCCCACCGGCGGTCGATCCGATGTCGGGTCGATACAGGCTCGAGTTGCAGCAGGTCGCCAATACCTGCGCGTTGCCGGCGTTACCCCAGCAGCTCGATCTCGTCATCGAGATCAAGGGAAACAACATGCGAGCGACGTTCGGGACCGGGTACCTGGGCGTCAAAGAGTTGACGCTGGACTACAACGCGGCGACTCAGGGGTTTAATCTCGATAGCCGCGATCAGAAACAAGACGGGGACCAGGAACTGATCGTGCAGCTGGAGATCAAGGGACGGGTTTTTGGCGATAACCCGACGGAGATGCAGTTCACCGCGATCCTGAATCAGGGCGGCCCCGGCGCGGGGCCCGAATGTCTCGTCGAACTACAGGGCTACGGACAGAAGCTCGGTCGCTAA
- a CDS encoding MFS transporter has product MTSTLASRRTLSVTLLSFSSGLPLGLIWIALPDWMRNSGIDIRVVGLMTLAQAPWAFKLLWAPLMSRWEPAFRGRLRSWMIVTQVGLILGTAALGFFASAPDLPWVILSVSMAIAFAAASQDIALDAYVVEVLEKGEHGVVVGARTGFYRAAMFVSGGMTIYLASVISWQLVCGLQALLYLPMIYVTWQTQPVPDRAEAGARNLRREIWEPFVGMMTRPRALEILTFVLLYKLADALSQSLLRPFLIDMGYGDWDRGVGLTTVGLICTVGGTFFGGIASDRIGLGRALWVFGALQILSNVGYLWIAHLPTTRWAMYSAMSFEMWTSGMGMGAFGVLLLRLTAKRFSATQYALFSSMFALPRVVGGPITGFIVHQFDWSSFFIFTMIAGLPGMILLSRFVPWGTREIVFNVEDDGRRGAVDRAMAWRRGALGAVAGGVTAVGLVALGRSLEALKDDSSAPFDLGSAVGQILLPDGTGGWILLTGIVVFSLICGLLGAASARKGDRFI; this is encoded by the coding sequence ATGACCTCAACCCTCGCTTCTCGTCGGACACTCTCCGTCACCCTGCTCTCGTTCTCGTCGGGGTTACCGCTGGGGTTGATCTGGATCGCGTTACCGGACTGGATGCGAAACTCCGGCATCGACATCAGGGTCGTCGGGCTGATGACGCTGGCGCAGGCACCGTGGGCATTCAAACTCCTCTGGGCACCTCTGATGTCCCGCTGGGAGCCGGCATTTCGCGGGCGACTGCGAAGCTGGATGATCGTCACCCAGGTCGGGCTGATCCTGGGGACGGCGGCCCTCGGTTTCTTCGCCAGCGCCCCGGACCTCCCCTGGGTGATCCTCTCGGTATCGATGGCGATCGCGTTCGCTGCCGCGTCACAGGATATCGCTCTGGACGCCTATGTCGTGGAGGTCCTGGAGAAGGGCGAGCACGGCGTCGTGGTCGGCGCACGAACGGGTTTCTATCGCGCGGCCATGTTCGTCAGCGGTGGGATGACGATCTATCTCGCCTCGGTGATCTCGTGGCAACTGGTTTGCGGCCTGCAAGCACTGCTCTACCTGCCGATGATCTACGTGACCTGGCAGACCCAGCCGGTCCCCGATCGCGCGGAGGCGGGAGCGCGGAACCTGCGTCGCGAAATCTGGGAACCGTTCGTGGGCATGATGACCCGCCCGCGTGCCCTCGAGATCTTGACCTTCGTGTTGCTCTACAAGTTGGCGGACGCGTTGTCGCAGTCGCTCCTGCGACCCTTCCTGATCGACATGGGTTACGGCGACTGGGATCGCGGGGTTGGTCTGACGACGGTCGGTCTTATCTGTACGGTGGGTGGAACGTTCTTCGGTGGGATCGCGTCGGACCGGATCGGTCTTGGGCGTGCGCTGTGGGTATTTGGCGCGCTTCAGATCCTGTCGAACGTCGGTTACCTGTGGATCGCCCATCTCCCGACTACCCGCTGGGCGATGTACAGCGCGATGTCGTTCGAGATGTGGACCAGCGGTATGGGGATGGGGGCCTTCGGTGTCCTCCTCTTGCGACTGACGGCAAAACGATTCTCGGCGACGCAGTATGCGTTGTTCTCCAGCATGTTCGCGTTGCCCCGTGTCGTCGGTGGACCGATCACCGGGTTCATCGTCCATCAGTTCGATTGGAGTTCGTTCTTCATCTTTACGATGATCGCCGGACTGCCCGGCATGATCCTGCTCTCTCGATTCGTGCCGTGGGGCACGCGAGAGATCGTGTTCAACGTCGAGGACGACGGGCGACGAGGCGCGGTGGATCGAGCCATGGCCTGGCGACGGGGAGCGCTGGGGGCGGTCGCCGGCGGTGTCACCGCAGTCGGGCTCGTCGCCCTCGGACGATCCCTCGAGGCCTTGAAGGACGACTCGTCGGCGCCCTTCGACCTGGGGTCCGCCGTCGGTCAGATTCTGCTACCCGACGGCACCGGCGGCTGGATCCTCCTGACAGGAATCGTCGTTTTTTCCTTGATTTGCGGACTTCTCGGCGCCGCCAGCGCAAGAAAAGGGGACAGATTTATTTAA